Proteins found in one Quercus robur chromosome 2, dhQueRobu3.1, whole genome shotgun sequence genomic segment:
- the LOC126696141 gene encoding uncharacterized protein LOC126696141 yields the protein MDGNYDDVAINTFKSGLPIEHCLRKSLTGKPVTSVCQLMDRIDKYKRVEEDQLQGKGKEKIISHKRNDFKSEQYNNNPPRRDFAGQSGSDNTQTVNAVFRELVQQVLEKVKNEPFFKWPNNMAGDSSKRNQSLYCQYHQDHGHTTEDCRNLWNHLDQLVREGKLRHLLHPSSGHLG from the coding sequence ATGGACGGTAACTACGACGATGTCGCCATCAACACGTTTAAAAGCGGTCTCCCTATCGAGCACTGTTTGAGGAAATCCTTAACTGGTAAGCCTGTTACCAGCGTTTGTCAACTTATGGATCGGATTGACAAatacaaaagggtggaagaagaccaactacaagggaaaggaaaggagaaaATCATCTCTCACAAGAGGAATGATTTCAAGTCGGAACAATATAACAATAACCCTCCGAGGAGAGATTTTGCGGGGCAATCTGGATCAGACAACACGCAAACGGTTAATGCTGTATTCAGAGAACTGGTACAACAGGTTTTGGAGAAAGTCAAGAATGAGCCATTCTTCAAGTGGCCGAATAATATGGCCGGAGACTCTTCAAAGCGCAACCAGAGTCTGTATTGTCAGTACCACCAAGACCACGGACATACCACCGAAGACTGTAGGAACCTATGGAACCACCTGGATCAGTTGGTTCGAGAAGGAAAATTGCGGCACCTTTTACATCCTTCCAGTGGTCATCTGGGTTAG